A DNA window from Vigna unguiculata cultivar IT97K-499-35 chromosome 10, ASM411807v1, whole genome shotgun sequence contains the following coding sequences:
- the LOC114167617 gene encoding EEF1A lysine methyltransferase 3 isoform X1 — protein sequence MDIAIFSPSGLFGEDDNPTREEDADSQESYVERKHQFPGMELIVREFSFHQLNANLLWPGTFSFAEWLVQHRSCIEGRRAIELGSGTGALAIFLRKSYNLDITTSDYDDHEIEKNIAHNCQANEIPVIPHIKHTWGNKFPNSDPDWDLIIASDILLYVKQYANLIQTISFLLKCYKPRHSRVVSPTGNDESHGDVVLPQPAFLMSWRRRIGKEDESLFFNGCEKAGLKVKHIGSRVYCINPIENEISETKP from the exons atggatataGCTATATTCTCTCCATCAGGCCTCTTTGGCGAAGATGACAACCCCACTC GTGAGGAAGATGCAGACTCACAGGAAAGCTATGTTGAGAGGAAGCACCAGTTTCCTGGGATG GAGTTGATTGTCCGAGAATTTTCCTTTCATCAACTGAATGCCAATTTACTCTGGCCAGGGACGTTTTCATTTGCAGAATGGTTAGTTCAGCACAGGTCATGCATTGAAGGAAGGCGTGCTATTGAGTTGGGGAG TGGTACAGGAGCTTTGGCCATATTTCTTCGAAAATCATACAATCTTGATATTACAACTTCCGACTATGACGACCatgaaatagagaagaacataGCTCACAACTGCCAGGCAAATGAAATACCTGTCATTCCTCACATAAAAC ATACATGGGGAAACAAGTTTCCAAATTCTGACCCTGACTGGGACCTAATCATTGCAAGTGATATCTTATTAT ATGTAAAGCAGTATGCAAATTTGATACAGACCATTTCCTTTCTTCTCAAATGTTACAAGCCCCGGCATAGCAGAGTGGTTTCTCCGACTGGAAATGATGAGAGTCATG GAGATGTAGTATTGCCGCAGCCAGCATTTTTAATGAGCTGGAGACGCAGAATTGGGAAGGAAGATGAATCTCTTTTCTTCAATGGTTGTGAAAAAGCTGGTCTAAAGGTGAAGCATATTGGGTCACGTGTATATTGCATCAACCCCATAGAAAATGAGATATCAGAAACAAAACCTTGA
- the LOC114167617 gene encoding EEF1A lysine methyltransferase 3 isoform X2, giving the protein MDIAIFSPSGLFGEDDNPTREEDADSQESYVERKHQFPGMELIVREFSFHQLNANLLWPGTFSFAEWLVQHRSCIEGRRAIELGSGTGALAIFLRKSYNLDITTSDYDDHEIEKNIAHNCQANEIPVIPHIKHTWGNKFPNSDPDWDLIIASDILLYVKQYANLIQTISFLLKCYKPRHSRVVSPTGNDESHVLPQPAFLMSWRRRIGKEDESLFFNGCEKAGLKVKHIGSRVYCINPIENEISETKP; this is encoded by the exons atggatataGCTATATTCTCTCCATCAGGCCTCTTTGGCGAAGATGACAACCCCACTC GTGAGGAAGATGCAGACTCACAGGAAAGCTATGTTGAGAGGAAGCACCAGTTTCCTGGGATG GAGTTGATTGTCCGAGAATTTTCCTTTCATCAACTGAATGCCAATTTACTCTGGCCAGGGACGTTTTCATTTGCAGAATGGTTAGTTCAGCACAGGTCATGCATTGAAGGAAGGCGTGCTATTGAGTTGGGGAG TGGTACAGGAGCTTTGGCCATATTTCTTCGAAAATCATACAATCTTGATATTACAACTTCCGACTATGACGACCatgaaatagagaagaacataGCTCACAACTGCCAGGCAAATGAAATACCTGTCATTCCTCACATAAAAC ATACATGGGGAAACAAGTTTCCAAATTCTGACCCTGACTGGGACCTAATCATTGCAAGTGATATCTTATTAT ATGTAAAGCAGTATGCAAATTTGATACAGACCATTTCCTTTCTTCTCAAATGTTACAAGCCCCGGCATAGCAGAGTGGTTTCTCCGACTGGAAATGATGAGAGTCATG TATTGCCGCAGCCAGCATTTTTAATGAGCTGGAGACGCAGAATTGGGAAGGAAGATGAATCTCTTTTCTTCAATGGTTGTGAAAAAGCTGGTCTAAAGGTGAAGCATATTGGGTCACGTGTATATTGCATCAACCCCATAGAAAATGAGATATCAGAAACAAAACCTTGA